TCCTAAAACTCTTCCAACATGATAAATGGAAGAAAGATTCCTCAGTAAGGACCCCAACAACTCAAGTACATGACTTTCCTTAGGGACTCCTCTGACTGCTTTGCCTTGTCTTCCTTGAGTTTGCTTGAACCCATggcacaagaagaagaagaagaggaagagaggtTCTTGGCCTGAGAGATTGACCTAAGATGGGTCTTGGCATGTTGGTGAACTGACCTTAATGCATAGTTCCACCTACAAAA
This sequence is a window from Hevea brasiliensis isolate MT/VB/25A 57/8 chromosome 10, ASM3005281v1, whole genome shotgun sequence. Protein-coding genes within it:
- the LOC110668267 gene encoding uncharacterized protein LOC110668267; protein product: MSSASKAWMVAASIGAVEALKDQGFCRWNYALRSVHQHAKTHLRSISQAKNLSSSSSSSCAMGSSKLKEDKAKQSEESLRKVMYLSCWGPY